The Cydia amplana chromosome 21, ilCydAmpl1.1, whole genome shotgun sequence genome includes a window with the following:
- the LOC134658119 gene encoding MRG/MORF4L-binding protein isoform X2 — MVSSEEEVEAKPADTVEWDVDMENQLFYAMANHKPVGINKHFQMACIWEKLSNSITKEISTQDIWKHLESLYDISMLDDTEPIPFPNHEVPFSLPESEFGTLMKQKSKDGPLSDDAEVVPAGRKDSASAQPKSRKESGSSHASTDTPSIKSEKDYDRRRDSRDSNASGPRDSSTGRKSTSHKDRAPKSKGWDSPLVDEEGARRGRRRTHAATPPAGPAAKRRRV, encoded by the exons atGGTGTCCAGTGAAGAAGAAGTAGAAGCTAAACCAGCCGATACAGTAGAATGGGACGTAGACATGGAAAATCAGTTATTTTACGCCATGGCCAACCACAAACCGGTCGGCATCAACAAACATTTTCAGATGGCTTGTATTTGGGAAAAACTCTCAAATTCAATAACTAAAGAGATCTCCACGCAAGATATTTGGAAGCACTTAGAGTCTCTTTACGATATATCTATGCTAGACGACACGGAACCGATTCCTTTTCCAAATCACGAGGTTCCATTTAGTTTGCCCGAAAGCGAGTTTGGTACGCTTATGAAGCAAAAATCTAAGGATGGTCCATTATCTGACGACGCGGAAG TGGTGCCAGCAGGCCGCAAAGACAGTGCATCAGCGCAGCCAAAGTCCCGCAAAGAGAGCGGCAGTTCACACGCCTCCACGGACACACCTAGCATCAAATCTGAGAAGGACTATG ATCGAAGACGAGACTCACGGGACTCCAATGCTTCTGGTCCCCGCGACAGCTCTACTGGCAGGAAATCCACGTCGCATAAGGATAGAGCTCCAAAGAGTAAAg GCTGGGACTCGCCGCTGGTGGACGAGGaaggcgcgcggcgcgggcggcgccgcACGCACGCCGCCACGCCCCCCGCCGGGCCCGCCGCCAAGCGGCGCCGCGTCTGA
- the LOC134658119 gene encoding MRG/MORF4L-binding protein isoform X1, translating to MVSSEEEVEAKPADTVEWDVDMENQLFYAMANHKPVGINKHFQMACIWEKLSNSITKEISTQDIWKHLESLYDISMLDDTEPIPFPNHEVPFSLPESEFGTLMKQKSKDGPLSDDAEATRLEARSPSPKVSTPRSSSRGTASKDSTPKVVPAGRKDSASAQPKSRKESGSSHASTDTPSIKSEKDYDRRRDSRDSNASGPRDSSTGRKSTSHKDRAPKSKGWDSPLVDEEGARRGRRRTHAATPPAGPAAKRRRV from the exons atGGTGTCCAGTGAAGAAGAAGTAGAAGCTAAACCAGCCGATACAGTAGAATGGGACGTAGACATGGAAAATCAGTTATTTTACGCCATGGCCAACCACAAACCGGTCGGCATCAACAAACATTTTCAGATGGCTTGTATTTGGGAAAAACTCTCAAATTCAATAACTAAAGAGATCTCCACGCAAGATATTTGGAAGCACTTAGAGTCTCTTTACGATATATCTATGCTAGACGACACGGAACCGATTCCTTTTCCAAATCACGAGGTTCCATTTAGTTTGCCCGAAAGCGAGTTTGGTACGCTTATGAAGCAAAAATCTAAGGATGGTCCATTATCTGACGACGCGGAAG CAACTCGCCTAGAAGCCCGAAGCCCCTCACCAAAGGTCTCGACCCCTAGAAGCAGTTCGCGGGGCACTGCCTCTAAAGATAGTACTCCAAAAG TGGTGCCAGCAGGCCGCAAAGACAGTGCATCAGCGCAGCCAAAGTCCCGCAAAGAGAGCGGCAGTTCACACGCCTCCACGGACACACCTAGCATCAAATCTGAGAAGGACTATG ATCGAAGACGAGACTCACGGGACTCCAATGCTTCTGGTCCCCGCGACAGCTCTACTGGCAGGAAATCCACGTCGCATAAGGATAGAGCTCCAAAGAGTAAAg GCTGGGACTCGCCGCTGGTGGACGAGGaaggcgcgcggcgcgggcggcgccgcACGCACGCCGCCACGCCCCCCGCCGGGCCCGCCGCCAAGCGGCGCCGCGTCTGA
- the LOC134658099 gene encoding peroxisome biogenesis factor 10, translating into MALPTAQPAEVLRAWQKDDHYEKQLAGSLARLMPSNHASKAVPMSSLLYKSFTTLNDLQTLGEEYSGIVQVDETYLKLPTFGNRLLSILLSAFGENLTRKVLRYAETAVEQNATLKPAVQNSLVVLFKAVANMLPQFESIHRALCYISGGPIQLGKTASGIDYVQVRPAAAAYYAHLRLLGMVTLLHAFVSCGQSIYQAKRHMDQMREFPNEVDSNKSCVACLEEIVQPCVLPCGHIFCMECSYGALESCALCRTPFLKNSVVPLMNYSP; encoded by the coding sequence ATGGCTTTGCCGACTGCCCAACCAGCGGAGGTTCTCAGAGCGTGGCAGAAAGACGACCACTACGAGAAACAACTTGCAGGATCATTGGCTAGGCTTATGCCTTCAAATCATGCGTCTAAAGCCGTTCCTATGTCTTCCCTACTCTACAAATCATTCACTACGCTAAACGACTTGCAGACTCTCGGCGAAGAATACTCCGGAATCGTTCAAGTTGACGAAACGTACCTTAAACTCCCAACATTCGGCAATAGACTTCTCAGCATCTTGTTATCAGCCTTTGGTGAAAATTTGACTAGAAAGGTACTTCGTTACGCTGAAACTGCCGTTGAACAAAATGCTACGTTAAAACCTGCGgtccaaaactcgctggtagtGTTGTTTAAGGCTGTGGCTAATATGTTGCCGCAGTTTGAAAGCATACACAGAGCTCTGTGTTATATTAGCGGTGGACCTATACAGCTTGGGAAGACCGCTTCAGGGATAGATTACGTGCAAGTTAGACCAGCCGCTGCAGCATACTATGCTCATTTAAGGTTATTAGGTATGGTAACTCTGCTACATGCTTTCGTGTCTTGTGGTCAGAGCATTTATCAGGCCAAGAGACACATGGACCAAATGAGAGAGTTTCCCAATGAAGTCGATAGTAACAAATCCTGTGTAGCATGCTTGGAAGAGATAGTTCAGCCCTGTGTGCTGCCTTGCGGACATATATTTTGTATGGAATGCAGTTATGGAGCGTTGGAATCATGTGCATTATGCCGCACACCATTTTTAAAGAATAGCGTTGTGCCTCTTATGAACTATTCTCCATGA